A single window of Terriglobia bacterium DNA harbors:
- a CDS encoding energy transducer TonB, which produces MLLLVIVLPLIFTSSLKVHHDVVLVAPPVEKPVTLVETTSASRRLEPPREPAPAVIEPLRKAEPEPKNEVPIPKVLKVEDPAAPVPAPIALPHIDAPPAAIAPPRLAVQTGVFSTKSDSAAAMPNAPAHDVQTGGFGNPNGVPAKNSNRAAGIAVGGSFAAAAPSSYPGAVIRSVRQGGFDAVADAAPLPAPKKMNAGPPDKPVEIVYKPKPEYTEEARKLRVEGEVLVHVLFKATDEISVLDVVRGLGHGLDETAMRAAGQIRFKPAMRAGQPVDSAATVHIIFQLAF; this is translated from the coding sequence ATGCTTCTGCTCGTTATCGTTCTGCCGCTGATATTTACAAGTTCATTGAAGGTCCACCACGACGTTGTTCTGGTCGCGCCGCCAGTCGAAAAGCCGGTAACGCTTGTCGAAACGACGTCCGCTTCGCGCCGTCTCGAGCCGCCGCGCGAGCCGGCGCCTGCTGTCATCGAACCGCTTCGGAAAGCAGAGCCGGAACCGAAGAATGAAGTTCCGATTCCGAAGGTCCTGAAAGTCGAAGATCCTGCCGCCCCGGTGCCGGCGCCGATAGCGCTGCCTCATATCGATGCGCCGCCGGCGGCCATCGCTCCTCCGCGGCTTGCTGTCCAGACCGGAGTCTTCTCGACGAAAAGCGATTCCGCTGCAGCTATGCCGAATGCCCCGGCCCACGATGTTCAAACGGGTGGATTCGGCAATCCGAACGGAGTTCCCGCGAAGAATTCCAACCGTGCCGCCGGTATTGCTGTTGGCGGAAGCTTTGCTGCTGCTGCTCCCTCCAGTTATCCGGGCGCCGTCATTCGCAGCGTGCGGCAGGGCGGATTCGATGCGGTCGCGGACGCTGCTCCGCTGCCGGCGCCGAAGAAAATGAATGCCGGGCCTCCCGATAAACCCGTTGAGATTGTCTACAAGCCCAAGCCCGAATACACCGAAGAAGCCCGCAAGCTTCGGGTAGAGGGCGAGGTGCTCGTTCATGTTTTATTCAAGGCGACCGACGAGATTTCCGTACTCGACGTCGTGCGTGGTCTCGGGCATGGCCTGGACGAAACTGCGATGCGAGCCGCCGGACAGATTCGATTCAAGCCTGCGATGCGTGCGGGCCAGCCGGTGGACTCGGCCGCAACGGTCCACATCATTTTCCAGTTGGCTTTTTGA
- a CDS encoding sulfatase-like hydrolase/transferase → MDQILVLLQILPSGARPEYNHAADMAWILLIALHVRATWAGLVYTGFADLKGWAPGQIFFLGLVVMLALLARSSLTAARLVRIPVAVLAIVLVLAGWSARTTGDTFHVLTTESGKTRWEMLRSSAEAEADRYLALDALLALLTIAASFRFKPKPVPYRAIIAASAGVLLTAGALPHPKDPRLESPLLALLKGQGAALRPTTVDAVADVRSLRYGVVDIPANIRAALQKSRATLLQKGRHPNIVLVFMESTGYRQIQPGGNWNPTVTPSLYSLSRNGVLFTTVYAPFPGTVRAHLSVMTGGKIITWGSVYKELAHRYLGPTLPGELKNRGYRTGFFSAAFLDSENMDGFYDRLPFDEKLIPERMPESYRNEHAFNSWGIDDREVGDRAVAWAKKGNEPFFMTINLDATHHPYDVPDGFPLVEANNENENRFANALHFTDSVLGGLVQGLNEAGLDDTLFLVIGDHGESFGELHPGNFTHRNFIYEENVRSFLLIADLKKRLSPLTVDFPASHGDVLWTTLDMLDAEGTPGSLFEPKGKIEYFYKNTYPELWGLRDGEWKFIESVLPGQDEELYRLDQDPHESHNLATQYPARMNEYRKLATQWYIESQNDFVARLEDYRFEGGETLKANDLNEEGPKRLSFGTVARDDSFTPADSISAKAKIAVFTKDFPYKDGKTLLYHFEAPDGSEHHFSFFHEPDWSDVYVYPQQSFKMTPGLWKISIMDGNRELVHGQVIVTP, encoded by the coding sequence ATGGACCAGATTCTCGTCCTTTTACAAATCCTGCCGTCAGGCGCCCGTCCCGAGTACAATCATGCGGCGGATATGGCGTGGATATTATTGATCGCACTGCATGTGCGGGCGACGTGGGCGGGGCTGGTTTATACCGGTTTCGCAGACCTGAAGGGCTGGGCCCCCGGACAGATTTTTTTTCTGGGTCTGGTGGTCATGCTCGCGCTCCTTGCGCGTTCGTCCCTGACAGCGGCGAGACTGGTCCGGATTCCCGTGGCCGTGCTGGCGATCGTGCTGGTGCTGGCCGGTTGGTCCGCCCGGACGACAGGCGACACGTTTCACGTTCTCACGACCGAATCCGGAAAGACGCGATGGGAAATGCTCCGAAGTTCGGCCGAAGCGGAAGCGGATCGATACCTCGCTCTCGACGCGCTGCTGGCGTTGCTGACGATCGCGGCATCATTCCGGTTCAAACCGAAACCGGTGCCTTACCGCGCCATCATCGCCGCATCTGCCGGCGTGCTGCTGACGGCCGGGGCCCTGCCTCATCCAAAAGATCCGCGGCTTGAGAGTCCGCTGCTCGCGTTATTGAAAGGACAAGGCGCGGCACTGCGGCCCACCACGGTGGATGCCGTCGCGGATGTGAGGTCGTTGCGCTACGGCGTGGTCGACATTCCCGCAAACATACGCGCTGCGCTGCAGAAGTCTCGCGCCACGCTGCTGCAGAAAGGCCGTCATCCGAACATCGTGCTGGTGTTCATGGAGTCAACCGGCTATCGCCAGATCCAGCCGGGCGGAAACTGGAATCCAACGGTGACGCCCTCGCTGTATTCGCTGAGCCGTAATGGCGTTCTTTTCACCACCGTCTATGCGCCCTTCCCGGGCACCGTCCGCGCTCATCTCTCGGTGATGACGGGCGGCAAGATCATTACCTGGGGCAGCGTCTACAAGGAACTCGCGCACCGGTATCTCGGCCCCACGCTGCCGGGCGAGCTTAAAAATCGCGGCTACCGGACCGGCTTTTTCTCCGCGGCTTTTCTCGACAGCGAAAACATGGACGGCTTTTACGACCGGCTGCCCTTCGACGAAAAACTGATTCCCGAGCGCATGCCGGAGTCGTATCGGAATGAACATGCCTTCAACAGCTGGGGCATCGATGATCGCGAAGTCGGGGATCGCGCCGTGGCGTGGGCGAAGAAAGGCAACGAACCGTTCTTCATGACCATCAATCTGGACGCGACGCACCATCCTTATGATGTGCCGGACGGCTTCCCGCTCGTGGAGGCCAACAACGAAAACGAGAACCGCTTCGCCAACGCGCTTCACTTTACCGATTCGGTTCTGGGCGGGCTGGTCCAGGGCCTGAACGAAGCCGGGCTCGACGATACGCTGTTTCTTGTCATCGGCGATCACGGCGAAAGCTTCGGAGAGCTTCATCCGGGCAACTTCACGCATCGCAATTTTATTTATGAAGAGAATGTGCGGTCTTTTCTCCTCATCGCCGACCTCAAAAAAAGACTTTCGCCGCTCACTGTGGACTTTCCCGCAAGCCACGGCGATGTGCTCTGGACGACGCTCGACATGCTCGACGCCGAAGGAACGCCGGGCTCGCTTTTCGAACCGAAGGGCAAGATCGAATACTTCTATAAAAACACGTATCCCGAGCTGTGGGGCCTGCGCGACGGAGAGTGGAAATTCATCGAGTCCGTGCTGCCCGGGCAGGACGAGGAGCTTTACCGCCTCGACCAGGATCCGCACGAGTCGCACAACCTCGCCACGCAATATCCGGCGCGCATGAACGAGTACCGCAAGCTCGCCACGCAGTGGTATATCGAGTCACAGAACGATTTCGTTGCCAGGCTCGAAGACTACCGCTTCGAAGGCGGCGAAACCCTGAAAGCCAACGACCTCAACGAAGAAGGGCCGAAGCGGCTCAGTTTCGGCACAGTTGCCAGGGACGACAGCTTTACTCCAGCCGACAGCATATCCGCCAAAGCGAAGATTGCGGTATTTACGAAGGACTTTCCTTACAAAGACGGTAAGACCCTGCTCTATCACTTCGAGGCTCCCGACGGCTCCGAACATCACTTCAGCTTCTTCCACGAACCGGACTGGAGCGACGTATACGTCTACCCGCAGCAATCCTTCAAGATGACGCCGGGTCTGTGGAAAATCAGCATCATGGACGGCAATCGCGAGCTGGTCCACGGCCAGGTGATCGTCACACCGTAG